A genomic region of Drosophila kikkawai strain 14028-0561.14 chromosome X, DkikHiC1v2, whole genome shotgun sequence contains the following coding sequences:
- the LOC108080269 gene encoding uncharacterized protein: MQPRYKLRVLAQRQRLVPNLMLNIVQILEEAGHPLRESELVVSLRRVYHRPDPEFQRQVRLNLRDGVSYGILRRNKNLVALRTQRLGELMAALTP, from the coding sequence ATGCAGCCGCGCTACAAGCTGCGTGTCCTGGCGCAGCGGCAACGCCTGGTCCCCAACCTAATGCTTAATATTGTCCAGATCCTGGAGGAGGCTGGCCATCCCttgagagagagcgagctggTAGTGAGCCTGAGGAGAGTCTACCACCGTCCTGACCCGGAATTCCAGCGCCAGGTGCGTCTCAATCTGCGTGACGGCGTCTCCTATGGCATCCTGAGGCGCAACAAGAACCTCGTGGCCCTGCGAACACAACGACTCGGCGAGCTGATGGCCGCGTTAACACCATAA